In a genomic window of Polycladomyces abyssicola:
- a CDS encoding LysE/ArgO family amino acid transporter, translating to MLAAIIHGWVLAFGLIIPLGAQNVFVFNQGALQPKWTRSLPAVLTASVCDTLLIALAVTGVSLVVLQWVWLKWTLFGVGFFFLLYMGWSIWQSAPDPDSEKESAPLPPVKQITFALSVSLLNPHAILDTIGVIGTSSLQYTGIARWAFTISCILVSWVWFFCLSVVGRTLRTLDSGGRWFQWINRLSALIIWGVAAMIGQQLIVELGKHAGTMSW from the coding sequence ATGTTGGCGGCTATCATTCACGGATGGGTTCTCGCTTTTGGTCTGATTATCCCGTTGGGTGCGCAAAACGTGTTTGTTTTTAACCAAGGCGCTCTGCAACCCAAATGGACCCGGTCGCTACCGGCCGTTTTGACCGCTTCCGTTTGCGATACCTTATTGATCGCATTGGCCGTAACAGGTGTATCGCTGGTGGTTCTTCAATGGGTATGGCTGAAATGGACACTCTTCGGCGTCGGCTTTTTCTTTTTGTTGTATATGGGATGGAGCATCTGGCAGTCAGCACCCGATCCCGACTCCGAAAAAGAGTCTGCACCACTGCCTCCGGTAAAACAGATCACGTTTGCCTTATCCGTCTCCCTGCTGAATCCTCACGCCATTCTGGACACCATCGGCGTGATCGGCACCAGCTCACTGCAGTACACGGGGATCGCTCGTTGGGCGTTTACAATTTCCTGCATCCTCGTTTCATGGGTGTGGTTTTTCTGTCTGTCCGTAGTTGGACGTACACTACGGACGCTGGACTCCGGCGGACGTTGGTTTCAGTGGATCAATCGCCTTTCGGCTTTGATCATCTGGGGGGTAGCCGCGATGATCGGCCAGCAACTGATCGTGGAGCTGGGAAAACACGCCGGAACAATGTCATGGTGA
- the dapF gene encoding diaminopimelate epimerase produces the protein MKFTKMHGLGNDFVVVYQKEPLKESPTELARVVCDRHRGVGADGLVFILPSERADFRMRIFNADGSEAEQCGNAVRCVAKYYYECISGAKKELTVETGAGIQRVWLDVADSRVDRVKVDMGVPVLQGEQIPVALSKDRVVEEPLEVDGRRFDITAVSMGNPHAVIFVDDAVGFPVEEWGPKIEVHPFFPKKTNVEFITVRSDRELDMRVWERGAGQTMACGSGACASVVASVLTGRTGRHVIVHLWGGDLEIEWSEADGHVYMTGPAEVVFEGKWLGADASF, from the coding sequence ATGAAATTCACCAAGATGCATGGATTGGGCAACGACTTTGTGGTGGTATACCAAAAAGAACCGTTGAAAGAATCTCCGACGGAACTGGCTCGGGTCGTTTGTGATCGTCATCGCGGTGTGGGAGCGGACGGTCTGGTGTTCATTCTGCCGTCGGAGCGGGCCGATTTCCGAATGCGCATTTTCAACGCCGACGGTTCCGAAGCGGAACAATGCGGCAATGCGGTGCGGTGCGTGGCCAAATATTACTACGAATGCATCTCCGGAGCCAAAAAGGAGCTGACCGTGGAAACCGGCGCCGGGATTCAGCGAGTATGGCTGGATGTAGCAGATAGCCGGGTGGATCGGGTGAAGGTGGATATGGGCGTGCCCGTGTTGCAGGGTGAGCAAATTCCTGTCGCACTCAGCAAAGACCGTGTGGTGGAAGAACCATTGGAAGTGGACGGACGGCGATTTGACATTACCGCCGTATCCATGGGTAATCCGCATGCCGTCATTTTCGTGGACGATGCCGTCGGCTTTCCGGTGGAAGAGTGGGGGCCCAAGATCGAGGTACATCCGTTCTTTCCCAAAAAAACCAATGTGGAATTCATCACGGTCCGGTCTGACAGAGAACTGGACATGCGGGTTTGGGAACGTGGTGCCGGCCAAACCATGGCGTGCGGCAGCGGTGCCTGCGCATCTGTGGTGGCGTCGGTGTTGACAGGCCGGACCGGTCGTCATGTAATCGTCCACCTGTGGGGGGGCGATCTGGAAATCGAGTGGAGCGAAGCGGATGGCCACGTGTACATGACCGGACCGGCAGAAGTGGTGTTTGAAGGAAAATGGTTGGGGGCGGATGCTTCCTTTTGA
- a CDS encoding calcium-translocating P-type ATPase, SERCA-type, protein MIWGLSEYGYQRGWDKGGGNVTEHGHWVDVDTREVLDHFAVDPATGLRTSEAKRRLRRVGANQLAEGQHVSPLILLLNQFKDFMVLVLLAATLVSGLLGEYTDAIAIIAIVVINAVLGFVQEVKAERSLQVLKQLSAPTARVLRDGTWQRMPAAELVPGDVVGLESGDRIPADIRFLQVEGLYVEESALTGESLPVEKTAARLKRSDVPLGDRKNMGYMGTMVVRGTAKAVVIDTGMRTEMGRIAHLIQSTETVQTPLQRRLEQLGKVLIAVALLLTALVVVTGILHGHDAYKMFLSGVSLAVAAIPEGLPAIVTIALALGVQRMIRRRAIVRKLPSVETLGCATVICSDKTGTLTQNKMTVTRVWADRQLLEVTGSGYELDGAFLSNGREMRIDQSPALRRLLEIAVLCNNAALVKETERNGRLRRKQETWRIDGDPTEGALLVAGAKGGMKLERLERDWRRVKEFPFDSSRKMMSVIVERGGKRMLLAKGAPDVLIEKCTHIWHEGRIQPMTERLRVEALQMNERLASMALRNLAFAFREFHGTIASEKETTLERNLVFVGLAGMIDPPREEVREAILTCRKAGIKTVMITGDHQTTAVAIARQLGILQAGGLTVTGRDLYNMSESELKEKVHHIDVYARVSPEHKLRIVQALQANGHVVAMTGDGVNDAPAIKAADIGIAMGITGTDVSKEASALVLADDNFTTIAAAIEEGRSIYDNIRKFISYLLASNVGEILVMFIAMMAGMPLPLVPIQILWVNLVTDGLPALALGVDPPEENTMNRPPRNSRESIFARGVGWKILTRGLLIGLFTVGAFWMTYTETPDDLVRAQTIAFATLVMSQLVYVFDCRSNLTVFHRHPLENKPLVLAVISSVMLLIGVIYYAPLQPVFHTVALSLREWALVVAASAFPTLIAGLLDSLPIARRMVHG, encoded by the coding sequence ATGATTTGGGGCCTGTCTGAATATGGTTACCAGAGAGGATGGGACAAAGGAGGAGGGAATGTGACGGAGCATGGGCATTGGGTGGATGTGGACACCCGGGAGGTGTTGGACCATTTCGCTGTCGATCCGGCAACCGGTTTACGTACGTCCGAAGCGAAGCGGCGGTTGCGGCGGGTTGGAGCCAACCAGCTGGCCGAAGGACAGCACGTCTCCCCGCTGATTTTGCTGTTGAATCAATTCAAAGATTTCATGGTTCTGGTTTTGCTAGCCGCCACGCTGGTGTCCGGCTTATTGGGAGAATACACGGATGCGATTGCGATTATCGCCATTGTTGTCATCAATGCAGTGTTGGGATTTGTTCAGGAAGTGAAGGCGGAGCGGTCGTTGCAGGTATTGAAACAGTTATCGGCGCCCACTGCCCGTGTGTTGCGGGATGGTACGTGGCAACGGATGCCGGCGGCGGAGTTGGTGCCGGGCGATGTGGTCGGGTTGGAGAGCGGAGACCGGATTCCGGCGGATATTCGTTTTTTGCAGGTTGAAGGCCTGTATGTGGAAGAGTCCGCGCTGACCGGGGAATCACTGCCTGTTGAGAAGACGGCTGCCCGGCTGAAACGCTCCGACGTACCGTTGGGTGACCGCAAAAACATGGGTTACATGGGAACGATGGTGGTTCGTGGGACGGCCAAGGCAGTTGTGATTGATACGGGCATGCGTACGGAGATGGGACGGATCGCCCACCTCATTCAATCTACGGAAACGGTGCAGACGCCGCTGCAGCGTCGCTTGGAACAGTTGGGGAAAGTACTGATCGCAGTTGCGTTGTTGTTGACGGCGTTGGTGGTAGTCACGGGCATTCTGCACGGACATGATGCGTACAAAATGTTTTTGTCTGGTGTCAGTCTCGCAGTGGCCGCTATTCCTGAAGGATTGCCGGCTATCGTCACGATCGCACTGGCCCTCGGTGTGCAGCGGATGATCCGCAGGCGGGCGATCGTGCGCAAACTGCCGTCCGTCGAAACGTTGGGGTGTGCCACAGTGATTTGTTCGGACAAGACAGGTACGCTGACCCAAAACAAAATGACCGTGACACGGGTGTGGGCGGACCGTCAATTACTGGAAGTAACGGGAAGCGGATATGAGTTGGACGGTGCATTCCTTTCGAACGGCCGGGAAATGCGGATCGACCAATCGCCTGCACTGCGTCGTCTGTTGGAAATTGCCGTGTTGTGCAACAATGCGGCGTTGGTCAAAGAGACAGAGCGAAACGGGCGGCTGCGACGGAAACAGGAAACCTGGCGAATCGACGGTGATCCGACGGAAGGTGCGCTGTTGGTGGCAGGAGCCAAGGGCGGCATGAAACTGGAGCGGCTGGAGCGGGATTGGCGGCGGGTGAAAGAGTTTCCCTTTGATTCCTCTCGCAAAATGATGTCCGTCATCGTGGAACGCGGAGGGAAGCGGATGTTGTTGGCCAAAGGGGCACCGGATGTATTGATTGAGAAATGCACCCACATTTGGCACGAAGGTCGTATCCAACCGATGACGGAACGACTTCGGGTTGAAGCGCTGCAGATGAATGAACGTTTGGCGTCGATGGCATTGCGCAATTTGGCGTTTGCGTTTCGGGAATTTCACGGGACGATCGCATCAGAGAAGGAAACGACCCTGGAGCGAAACCTCGTGTTCGTCGGTTTGGCCGGGATGATCGATCCACCGCGGGAAGAGGTGCGGGAGGCAATCCTCACTTGCCGGAAAGCGGGCATCAAAACGGTGATGATCACAGGTGATCATCAGACGACGGCAGTGGCCATCGCCCGGCAGCTGGGAATTTTGCAGGCGGGTGGTTTGACAGTAACCGGAAGGGATCTCTATAATATGAGCGAGTCGGAATTGAAAGAAAAAGTTCATCATATCGACGTCTACGCCCGTGTATCACCGGAACACAAGCTGCGCATCGTCCAGGCGCTGCAGGCAAACGGACATGTGGTGGCCATGACGGGGGACGGTGTCAACGACGCACCCGCCATCAAAGCGGCGGACATCGGTATTGCCATGGGCATCACCGGTACGGATGTGTCAAAGGAAGCGTCAGCATTGGTGCTGGCGGACGACAATTTCACCACGATCGCCGCAGCCATCGAAGAGGGGCGCAGCATTTACGACAATATACGCAAGTTCATCAGCTATTTGCTGGCGAGCAATGTGGGTGAGATCCTCGTCATGTTTATCGCGATGATGGCGGGAATGCCGTTGCCGCTCGTGCCCATTCAGATTTTGTGGGTCAATTTGGTGACGGATGGCTTGCCCGCGTTGGCACTTGGGGTGGATCCGCCCGAGGAAAACACGATGAACCGACCGCCGCGCAACAGCCGGGAAAGCATTTTTGCCCGCGGTGTGGGATGGAAAATTTTGACTCGTGGTCTTTTGATCGGGTTGTTTACGGTGGGAGCCTTTTGGATGACCTATACCGAAACTCCCGATGATTTGGTTCGTGCGCAGACGATTGCCTTTGCCACATTGGTGATGTCCCAATTGGTGTACGTATTTGATTGCCGCAGCAACCTGACCGTGTTTCACCGGCATCCGCTGGAGAACAAACCGTTGGTGTTGGCCGTCATTTCTTCGGTCATGTTGTTGATCGGCGTCATCTATTATGCGCCGCTCCAACCCGTTTTCCATACGGTGGCATTGTCCCTGCGCGAATGGGCGCTCGTGGTGGCTGCATCCGCTTTTCCGACGCTGATCGCCGGATTGCTGGACAGTTTGCCGATCGCGCGGCGGATGGTTCACGGGTGA